Proteins encoded in a region of the Magnetospirillum sp. genome:
- the sdhD gene encoding succinate dehydrogenase, hydrophobic membrane anchor protein translates to MATIGKKSLRSDLGRVRGLGSAKDGTHHWWGQRVTAIALVPLTIWFVASIVGLAGAPLTALKAWVASPVVAVLLLALIVAVFQHARLGLQVVIEDYVHDEAFKIASLLAMNAAALLLGGIAVLSILKLAFGG, encoded by the coding sequence ATGGCGACCATCGGCAAAAAATCGCTGCGTTCGGATCTGGGGCGCGTACGCGGCCTCGGCTCGGCCAAGGACGGCACACATCATTGGTGGGGCCAGCGCGTGACCGCGATCGCCCTGGTACCCCTCACGATCTGGTTCGTGGCGAGCATCGTGGGTCTTGCGGGCGCACCGCTCACGGCACTCAAAGCTTGGGTTGCGTCGCCCGTGGTGGCCGTGTTGCTGCTGGCCCTGATCGTCGCCGTGTTCCAGCATGCGCGTCTGGGCTTGCAAGTCGTGATCGAAGACTACGTGCACGACGAGGCCTTCAAGATCGCGTCGCTGCTGGCGATGAACGCGGCGGCCCTGCTGCTCGGCGGCATTGCCGTTTTGTCGATACTCAAGCTCGCTTTTGGAGGCTGA
- a CDS encoding aldolase/citrate lyase family protein has translation MRKPNQLKRRLASGKNAFGVWLHSAHAVTVEALADTGYDCLIIDNEHGPSSLEQTRAQLQASMPYDCGMCVRIPWADPVYIKQVLDLGADTLMVPMVETADAARAVVSACRYPPEGKRGMGPWRAMAQGIAVDAYIAHMAENLFVICQIESPQAAENAAAIAAVDGVDMLFVGPYDLSGALGLPNQFEHPAHRRYVDMALAGAAAAGKPCGIVPHGPHDAASLFERGFRFVSASTDFGLMRRAALAEIAGLAKALG, from the coding sequence ATGCGCAAACCAAACCAGCTCAAGCGTCGCTTGGCTAGCGGCAAAAACGCCTTCGGCGTCTGGCTGCATTCGGCCCATGCCGTGACGGTCGAAGCGCTCGCCGACACGGGCTACGATTGCCTCATCATCGACAACGAACACGGCCCCTCGAGCCTCGAGCAGACGCGCGCGCAATTGCAGGCAAGCATGCCCTACGATTGCGGCATGTGCGTGCGCATTCCGTGGGCCGATCCTGTCTATATCAAGCAGGTGCTCGATCTTGGGGCCGACACGCTGATGGTGCCGATGGTCGAGACGGCCGATGCGGCCCGCGCGGTCGTCTCGGCATGCCGCTACCCGCCCGAGGGCAAGCGCGGCATGGGGCCGTGGCGCGCGATGGCGCAGGGGATCGCGGTCGACGCCTATATCGCGCACATGGCCGAGAATCTTTTCGTGATCTGCCAAATCGAATCGCCGCAGGCGGCCGAAAACGCCGCTGCCATTGCAGCCGTGGACGGCGTGGACATGCTGTTCGTCGGCCCTTACGACCTCTCGGGCGCTTTGGGCCTGCCCAACCAGTTCGAACATCCCGCCCATCGGCGCTATGTCGATATGGCGCTCGCGGGTGCCGCGGCCGCCGGCAAGCCGTGCGGGATCGTGCCGCACGGGCCCCACGATGCAGCCAGCCTGTTCGAACGCGGCTTCAGGTTCGTCTCGGCCTCGACCGATTTCGGGCTGATGCGGCGGGCCGCCCTTGCCGAAATTGCGGGGCTTGCGAAAGCGCTCGGTTAG
- the sdhC gene encoding succinate dehydrogenase, cytochrome b556 subunit codes for MHARPLSPHLQIYRPQFTSVLSITHRITGVALAVGTLLLVWWLAAAALGEAAYARVGGFIDSPIGLLLLFGWSLALFYHLGNGIRHLFWDAGRGFDLPTAEKSGYAVIAFALAATLVAWVVGLAVLGGR; via the coding sequence ATGCATGCGCGGCCCTTGTCGCCGCATTTGCAGATCTACCGCCCGCAATTCACGTCGGTCCTGTCGATCACGCACCGCATCACGGGCGTTGCACTTGCGGTCGGCACGCTGCTGCTGGTCTGGTGGCTCGCGGCGGCCGCCCTTGGCGAAGCGGCCTATGCGCGCGTCGGCGGCTTCATCGATTCGCCGATCGGCCTGTTGCTGCTGTTCGGCTGGTCGCTGGCACTGTTCTACCATTTGGGCAATGGCATCCGTCATCTGTTCTGGGATGCCGGGCGCGGCTTCGATCTGCCGACGGCCGAAAAATCCGGTTATGCGGTGATTGCCTTTGCACTCGCGGCCACATTGGTTGCCTGGGTGGTCGGTCTCGCCGTTTTGGGAGGGCGCTGA
- a CDS encoding SprT family zinc-dependent metalloprotease, translating to MGLFKILFPNRAVAREKRVDVPDLLADGEIASVRVRRNPRARRISVRVDASDGSIALTVPWHTSVERGIGFVRGQRDWLKARLAAVPDRVEFAPGSRFSYQGQPVMVARVERGPTHLEGGILHVAGAPEFAERRVRDWLKAQARRMLAEKSHALAATTGRKVAAIRIRDTRTRWGSAASNGTLAFSWRLVLAPPEVLDYVVAHEVAHLTHMNHSAEFWALVARLYPGFERPRQWLAANGAHLLRHG from the coding sequence GTGGGCCTCTTTAAAATCCTGTTCCCAAACCGTGCGGTCGCGCGCGAAAAACGCGTTGACGTGCCCGATCTGCTGGCCGACGGCGAGATTGCGAGCGTGCGCGTGCGGCGCAATCCGCGCGCGCGGCGCATCAGCGTGCGCGTGGATGCCAGCGACGGTTCGATCGCCCTCACCGTGCCGTGGCACACGAGCGTGGAGCGCGGCATTGGCTTTGTGCGCGGCCAGCGCGATTGGCTGAAGGCGCGCTTGGCGGCCGTGCCCGACCGCGTCGAATTCGCCCCCGGCAGCCGGTTTTCGTATCAGGGCCAACCTGTAATGGTCGCACGCGTCGAACGCGGCCCTACGCATCTTGAAGGCGGCATTTTGCATGTGGCGGGTGCGCCCGAATTTGCCGAACGCCGCGTGCGCGATTGGCTGAAGGCGCAAGCGCGGCGCATGCTCGCCGAAAAATCGCATGCCTTGGCGGCGACCACGGGGCGCAAAGTTGCGGCCATCCGCATTCGCGACACGCGCACGCGCTGGGGCAGTGCAGCAAGCAACGGCACTTTGGCGTTTTCCTGGCGCCTCGTGCTGGCACCGCCCGAAGTACTGGACTATGTCGTTGCACATGAAGTGGCGCATCTCACGCACATGAACCATAGCGCCGAATTCTGGGCGCTCGTGGCTCGCCTGTACCCGGGCTTCGAGCGGCCGCGCCAATGGCTTGCCGCCAACGGTGCGCATTTGCTGCGTCATGGATAG
- a CDS encoding class I SAM-dependent RNA methyltransferase, with product MAETIDITIRKLGANGDGIADGPLYVAGTLPGEQVRATRTGKERAQLVEILATSPDRIAAPCPLFGRCGGCSLQHLSDAAYVAWKSDLLRAALASRGFDIAPLPMLRIAPGTRRRAELAARRTGDGLLLGFHAPASDAIADMTACHVLEPSIVALLPKLRALLDDLLRGNEALDLHLTRADNGFDLLLTGRTLDARKRLAFADFAAANGIVRTTWRSEPGAVAEIVALHENPHVTFGTVQVVPPPGAFLQAARPAELAIAAEISVAVGRAKRTVDLFAGLGTFGFPLTGRVHAVEGDFAAVAAMQDAARASFRAGRFTAEARDLERRPFMPEDLEPFDAAIFDPPREGAAEQARWLAQSDVPTIVAVSCNPTTFARDARILADGGYTLTRVVPVDQFLWTSHLELVAVFTKPKTRKR from the coding sequence ATGGCAGAAACAATCGATATCACGATCCGCAAGCTCGGCGCGAATGGCGACGGCATTGCCGACGGCCCGCTCTATGTGGCCGGCACCTTGCCGGGCGAACAGGTGCGGGCGACACGAACCGGCAAAGAGCGCGCCCAGCTGGTCGAAATCCTCGCAACCTCGCCCGACCGCATCGCAGCGCCCTGCCCGCTTTTCGGCCGCTGCGGCGGCTGCAGCCTGCAGCATCTGTCGGATGCCGCCTATGTCGCGTGGAAAAGCGACTTGCTGCGCGCGGCCCTGGCCAGCCGGGGCTTCGACATCGCCCCGTTGCCGATGCTGCGCATTGCACCCGGCACCCGCCGGCGCGCCGAGCTTGCCGCAAGGCGCACAGGCGACGGGCTGCTGCTCGGCTTCCATGCGCCGGCAAGCGACGCGATCGCGGACATGACCGCGTGCCACGTGCTCGAACCGTCGATCGTTGCCTTGCTGCCGAAGCTGCGCGCGTTGCTCGACGATCTGCTGCGCGGCAACGAAGCGCTCGATCTGCATCTGACGCGCGCCGACAACGGCTTCGATCTGCTGTTGACCGGGCGCACGCTCGATGCGCGCAAGCGCCTCGCCTTCGCAGATTTTGCGGCCGCCAACGGCATTGTGCGCACGACTTGGCGCAGCGAGCCCGGTGCGGTCGCCGAGATCGTGGCGCTGCACGAAAATCCGCACGTGACGTTCGGCACCGTGCAAGTGGTCCCGCCGCCGGGGGCGTTTTTGCAAGCCGCACGGCCTGCCGAGCTTGCGATCGCCGCCGAGATTTCGGTCGCTGTCGGGCGCGCCAAACGCACGGTCGATCTGTTCGCAGGCCTCGGCACGTTCGGCTTTCCGCTGACCGGACGCGTGCATGCGGTCGAGGGCGATTTTGCGGCTGTGGCCGCCATGCAGGATGCCGCGCGCGCCAGCTTCCGCGCCGGGCGCTTCACGGCCGAGGCGCGTGATCTCGAGCGCCGCCCTTTCATGCCCGAAGATCTCGAGCCGTTCGACGCTGCGATCTTCGATCCGCCGCGCGAGGGGGCGGCCGAACAGGCGCGGTGGCTTGCGCAAAGCGACGTGCCGACGATCGTGGCGGTGAGCTGCAATCCCACGACCTTCGCGCGCGACGCACGCATCCTCGCCGACGGCGGCTACACGCTGACGCGCGTCGTGCCCGTCGACCAGTTCCTGTGGACGAGCCATCTCGAACTCGTCGCCGTGTTCACGAAGCCGAAAACGCGCAAGCGCTAA
- a CDS encoding CPBP family intramembrane metalloprotease: protein MRFLWAFLGVFFVVWIARILLIPWTDAAADQPSTVRLIADLWRLAIWLLLPLVWLIRFERVDPRVAIDQRPGVRPWLGLALGLGYLGAARLYDVAMGAPWIAIPALPVPTLAASMVGIAFAALCEEFLFRGVLLKELARRYGFGRANFLQAVLFVAIQWPAWIALIEFDPATLALLSGLALLYALLLGVIVRQTGTIWIGFGVQTLGNVLQGLGFGA, encoded by the coding sequence TTGCGCTTTTTATGGGCGTTCCTCGGCGTTTTTTTCGTCGTCTGGATCGCCCGGATCCTGCTGATCCCGTGGACTGATGCCGCCGCCGACCAGCCCAGCACGGTGCGTCTGATCGCCGATCTTTGGCGTTTGGCGATTTGGCTCCTCCTGCCGCTCGTATGGCTGATCCGCTTCGAGCGCGTCGATCCGCGTGTGGCCATCGACCAGCGCCCCGGTGTTCGTCCTTGGCTAGGGCTGGCACTCGGGCTTGGCTATCTTGGTGCCGCGCGCCTCTACGACGTGGCGATGGGCGCACCCTGGATCGCGATCCCGGCCCTGCCGGTGCCGACGTTGGCGGCCTCGATGGTCGGCATCGCGTTTGCGGCCCTGTGCGAGGAGTTTCTGTTTCGCGGCGTGCTGCTCAAGGAACTTGCCCGCCGCTACGGCTTCGGTCGCGCCAATTTCCTGCAGGCCGTTTTGTTCGTGGCGATCCAGTGGCCGGCCTGGATTGCGCTGATCGAGTTCGATCCGGCCACACTTGCCCTGTTGAGCGGCCTTGCCTTGCTCTATGCGCTGCTGCTGGGGGTGATCGTGCGCCAGACCGGCACGATCTGGATCGGGTTCGGGGTGCAAACGCTCGGCAATGTGCTGCAAGGGCTGGGGTTCGGTGCGTAG
- a CDS encoding multidrug effflux MFS transporter, whose product MDSKEPQRATLGAIALLTSMVMLGQMSISLYIPSLPSMGQALMAPPDQVKLTMTFYLAALALAQLVWGPLSDRFGRRPVLFVGVGVYLAGTLMCALAPSIGMLIAGRALQGIGASVGTTVSRAITRDRYDRAEAARALAFIGMAMAAGPAIAPVIGGQLQTLFGWRSAFLALLVFGSLVGLASWRFLAESNRNLNRDALAPAHLLGAFGQLLSSRLYVGYTLVGAGAFTGLMAFTTGIPFIFIDVYGMSPAMFGFVPAFTVVGYFSGSLTASRMSGRVAPRRAVAIGTSICAAGGVAMAAVVLGGLSAPATLVAPMMLFMLGFGIALPNATASAMQPFGRIAGAASALQGFLQTACAALGTLIVATLSDGTAWSLAMGVLGGGLLAASGYFLIARPAELRQAAAAP is encoded by the coding sequence ATGGATAGCAAAGAGCCCCAGCGCGCCACGCTCGGCGCCATCGCCCTGCTGACCTCGATGGTCATGCTCGGCCAAATGTCGATCTCGCTCTACATTCCGTCGCTGCCGTCGATGGGCCAAGCGCTGATGGCCCCGCCCGACCAAGTCAAACTCACGATGACGTTTTATTTGGCCGCACTCGCGCTGGCCCAACTCGTGTGGGGGCCGCTCTCCGACCGGTTCGGACGGCGGCCGGTGCTGTTCGTCGGCGTGGGCGTCTATCTTGCGGGCACGCTGATGTGTGCGCTCGCCCCCAGCATTGGGATGCTAATTGCCGGGCGCGCTTTGCAGGGGATCGGGGCGAGCGTGGGCACCACCGTGTCGCGCGCAATCACGCGCGACCGCTACGACCGCGCCGAGGCCGCGCGCGCCCTTGCCTTCATCGGCATGGCGATGGCGGCGGGGCCGGCGATCGCCCCCGTCATCGGCGGCCAGCTGCAGACCCTGTTCGGCTGGCGTTCGGCGTTTCTGGCGCTGCTCGTGTTCGGCAGTCTCGTGGGACTCGCGTCGTGGCGGTTCTTGGCCGAGAGCAACCGCAACCTCAACCGCGATGCGCTCGCACCCGCCCATCTGCTGGGTGCCTTCGGGCAATTGCTGTCGAGCCGCCTCTATGTCGGCTACACGCTCGTGGGGGCCGGCGCCTTCACTGGGTTGATGGCCTTCACGACCGGCATTCCGTTCATCTTCATCGACGTCTACGGCATGTCGCCGGCCATGTTCGGCTTCGTGCCGGCTTTTACGGTCGTCGGCTATTTCTCGGGCTCGCTTACGGCCAGCCGCATGTCGGGGCGTGTGGCCCCACGGCGCGCGGTTGCCATCGGCACCTCGATTTGTGCGGCCGGCGGCGTGGCGATGGCGGCCGTCGTGCTCGGCGGCCTATCGGCGCCGGCAACGCTCGTCGCCCCCATGATGCTATTTATGCTCGGATTCGGCATTGCCCTTCCCAACGCAACGGCGAGTGCCATGCAGCCTTTTGGGCGCATCGCGGGTGCCGCATCGGCGCTGCAGGGTTTCCTGCAGACCGCCTGCGCGGCCTTGGGCACGCTGATCGTCGCGACCCTCTCGGACGGCACGGCGTGGTCGTTGGCGATGGGCGTGCTGGGGGGCGGGCTGCTTGCGGCTTCCGGCTATTTCCTGATCGCGCGCCCGGCCGAGCTGCGGCAAGCCGCAGCCGCACCATGA
- a CDS encoding multidrug effflux MFS transporter → MNASPASAGHSRLLFGLIIGLVAIGPLSTDLYLPSLPAIGQSLGANVAATQLTLSVFMAAFALVQLVYGPLSDRFGRRPIVLGGIALYVVASAACAIATSIEALIAARALQAAGACAGVVLGRAIVRDVYGREGAARMLALVGSVMAFAPAAGPILGGIVEVNFGWRWNFALLVALASALLALLAFYLVETNKQRDPTALELGRMQRNYATLLGDRRYLGYALCVAFGYGGLFAFISGSSFVLIGDLGLAPDTFSYFFAACVVGYFTGAQLAAHLTLRLGIDRMLIFATSIKLLGGAGMLAATLAGAVTADIVGAAFLVGPMAFYMCGMGMGMPNGQGGALGPYPHMAGAASALMGFLQMACAALVGIAFGHLHDGTPLALAGLVMFCAVAVAASLFFLVRPGAKRIN, encoded by the coding sequence ATGAACGCTTCGCCTGCCAGTGCCGGGCATTCGCGCCTGCTTTTCGGGCTGATCATCGGCTTGGTCGCGATCGGGCCGCTCTCGACCGATCTTTATCTGCCGTCGCTGCCCGCCATCGGCCAAAGCTTGGGTGCAAACGTGGCGGCCACGCAATTGACGCTGTCGGTTTTTATGGCCGCCTTTGCGCTCGTGCAGCTTGTCTACGGCCCGCTGTCGGACCGTTTCGGCCGCAGGCCGATCGTGCTTGGCGGTATCGCCCTTTATGTCGTGGCCTCGGCTGCCTGTGCGATCGCGACTTCGATCGAAGCGCTGATCGCCGCACGTGCCCTGCAGGCCGCAGGGGCTTGTGCAGGCGTGGTCCTCGGCCGCGCCATCGTGCGCGACGTCTATGGGCGCGAGGGAGCCGCACGCATGCTCGCCCTTGTGGGCTCGGTCATGGCGTTCGCACCGGCGGCGGGCCCCATCCTCGGCGGCATCGTCGAAGTCAATTTCGGCTGGCGCTGGAATTTCGCGTTGTTGGTGGCTCTTGCAAGCGCTCTGTTGGCGTTGCTCGCCTTCTATCTGGTCGAGACCAACAAACAGCGCGACCCGACCGCCCTCGAGCTTGGCCGCATGCAACGCAACTACGCGACCTTGCTCGGCGACCGGCGCTATCTCGGCTACGCGCTGTGCGTGGCGTTCGGCTATGGCGGCTTGTTTGCGTTCATCTCGGGCTCGTCCTTCGTGCTGATCGGCGATCTTGGCCTCGCACCCGACACGTTCAGCTATTTCTTCGCCGCCTGCGTCGTCGGCTATTTCACGGGTGCGCAATTGGCCGCACATCTCACGCTGCGGCTCGGCATCGACCGCATGCTGATTTTCGCGACGAGCATCAAGCTGCTGGGCGGGGCGGGCATGCTGGCAGCAACGCTCGCCGGTGCAGTCACGGCCGACATCGTTGGGGCGGCGTTCCTCGTCGGACCAATGGCGTTCTATATGTGCGGCATGGGCATGGGCATGCCCAACGGCCAGGGCGGGGCGCTCGGCCCCTATCCGCATATGGCGGGCGCCGCTTCGGCGCTGATGGGCTTCCTGCAGATGGCGTGTGCGGCCCTCGTGGGCATCGCGTTCGGCCATCTGCACGACGGCACGCCGCTCGCCCTTGCGGGCCTTGTGATGTTCTGTGCCGTCGCCGTCGCGGCCAGCCTGTTCTTTCTCGTGCGACCGGGTGCGAAACGAATCAACTAA
- a CDS encoding DUF1674 domain-containing protein: protein MTETPETDAKPPEPAPAAEKLTPKPAEIGGPKGPEPTRYGDWERGGRCVDF, encoded by the coding sequence ATGACCGAGACGCCCGAAACCGACGCGAAACCGCCCGAACCCGCACCTGCGGCCGAAAAGCTGACGCCCAAACCTGCCGAAATAGGCGGGCCAAAGGGCCCCGAGCCCACGCGCTACGGCGATTGGGAGCGGGGCGGGCGCTGCGTCGATTTCTAG
- the htpX gene encoding zinc metalloprotease HtpX: MNYAKTAIMLAGMTGLFLAIGFMLGGEGGMLLALLFAAGMNLFAYWNSDKMVLRMYGAHEVSPEQAPGFHRIVANLAANAGLPMPKVFLIDDAQPNAFATGRNPENAAVAATKGLLEILDEREVAAVMAHELAHVKNRDTLTMTVTATLAGAIGMLANFAMLFGGNRERGGIGIAGTLVMMVLAPLAASLVQMAISRSREYEADRIGAEMCGDPMALASALAKISRGVHQIPSDTAERNPATAHMFIMNPLSGARMDNLFSTHPNPANRIEALTAQAQAMGGSRSGITSGFAPAAPRRRGPWG; the protein is encoded by the coding sequence ATGAATTACGCCAAAACCGCGATCATGTTGGCCGGCATGACCGGCTTGTTCCTGGCCATCGGCTTCATGCTCGGCGGCGAGGGCGGCATGCTGCTGGCCCTGCTGTTCGCCGCAGGCATGAACCTGTTTGCCTACTGGAACTCGGATAAGATGGTGCTGCGCATGTACGGCGCGCACGAGGTCTCGCCCGAGCAAGCGCCCGGCTTCCATCGCATCGTCGCCAATCTGGCGGCCAATGCGGGCCTGCCGATGCCCAAAGTGTTTCTGATCGACGATGCGCAGCCCAACGCCTTTGCCACCGGCCGCAACCCCGAAAACGCGGCCGTTGCGGCAACCAAGGGCCTGCTCGAGATCCTCGACGAGCGCGAAGTGGCCGCCGTGATGGCGCACGAGCTCGCGCACGTCAAAAACCGCGACACGCTGACGATGACCGTGACGGCCACGCTTGCCGGTGCCATCGGCATGCTCGCCAATTTCGCGATGCTGTTCGGCGGCAATCGCGAGCGCGGCGGGATCGGCATTGCGGGCACGCTGGTGATGATGGTTTTGGCGCCATTGGCGGCAAGTCTTGTGCAGATGGCGATCAGCCGATCGCGCGAATACGAGGCCGACCGGATTGGGGCCGAGATGTGCGGCGACCCGATGGCTTTGGCCTCGGCACTCGCCAAAATCTCCAGAGGCGTGCATCAAATCCCGAGCGATACGGCCGAGCGAAACCCGGCGACCGCCCATATGTTCATCATGAACCCGCTGTCGGGTGCGCGGATGGACAATCTGTTCTCGACGCATCCCAATCCCGCCAACCGCATCGAAGCGCTGACGGCGCAAGCCCAGGCCATGGGTGGGTCCAGGAGTGGGATTACGAGCGGTTTTGCGCCGGCCGCACCGCGTCGCCGCGGGCCCTGGGGTTAA
- a CDS encoding adenylate/guanylate cyclase domain-containing protein, with amino-acid sequence MGWLHNIRRLTGTAPIRLSARVRQAIAAEQDRAEIAIGSVQLAIVVVFGVFYAASPKTFAAGVPFAPVPYALSAYAAFTLLRLAAAWRARLPGWFLAVSIVVDMALLMTLIWSFHIQYMQPPAFYLKAPTLLYVFIFIALRTLRFEARYVLLAGLAGMVGWLCLVAYAAAYDMNSMPVTRDYVRYMTSPSILWGAEIDKILSIAIVTSILALAQVRARAMLERGAAQGSAILELSRFFAPEIAKRISDAEQALVPGEGEMRAAAALFVDLRGFSNLARALPPRDLVALLSDYQARFAPVIRAHGGSIDKFIGDGILASFGAALPNPRAAADALACVDALLFEAQAWRTARDAQGLSSLEVGFGVAAGTVLFACVGDADRLEYTVIGDVVNLAARLEKQTKTEKCRALATRETFELALTQDFRPTVEPRRVLGVAIPGLAQPVDLVVLG; translated from the coding sequence ATGGGCTGGCTCCACAATATCCGGCGTCTGACCGGGACCGCACCGATCCGGCTGTCCGCGCGCGTGCGCCAGGCCATCGCCGCCGAGCAGGATCGCGCCGAAATCGCGATCGGCTCGGTCCAGCTCGCCATCGTCGTGGTTTTCGGCGTTTTCTATGCGGCAAGCCCCAAGACGTTTGCGGCCGGCGTGCCGTTTGCGCCTGTCCCTTACGCGCTCTCGGCCTATGCCGCCTTCACGCTGCTGCGGCTTGCCGCCGCGTGGCGCGCGCGATTGCCCGGTTGGTTCTTGGCGGTGTCGATCGTGGTCGACATGGCGCTCTTGATGACGCTGATCTGGAGCTTCCACATCCAGTACATGCAGCCGCCCGCCTTCTATCTGAAGGCGCCCACGTTGCTCTACGTGTTCATCTTCATCGCGTTGCGCACGCTGCGCTTCGAGGCGCGCTACGTGCTGCTGGCGGGGCTTGCCGGGATGGTTGGCTGGCTCTGCCTCGTCGCCTACGCCGCTGCCTACGATATGAACAGCATGCCGGTGACGCGCGACTATGTGCGCTACATGACAAGCCCGTCGATTCTGTGGGGCGCCGAGATCGACAAAATCCTGTCGATCGCGATCGTGACGTCGATCCTTGCGTTGGCGCAGGTTCGCGCACGCGCGATGCTCGAGCGCGGTGCGGCACAAGGCTCGGCGATCCTCGAATTGTCGCGGTTTTTCGCGCCCGAAATCGCCAAACGCATTTCGGACGCCGAGCAAGCGCTGGTGCCCGGCGAAGGCGAAATGCGCGCGGCGGCGGCTTTGTTCGTCGATCTGCGCGGCTTCTCCAATCTCGCGCGCGCTTTGCCCCCGCGCGATCTCGTGGCGCTGCTCTCGGACTATCAGGCGCGTTTTGCGCCCGTCATACGCGCGCATGGCGGCTCGATCGACAAATTCATCGGCGACGGCATTCTCGCAAGTTTCGGCGCGGCCCTGCCGAACCCGCGTGCGGCCGCCGATGCGCTTGCCTGCGTCGATGCATTGCTGTTCGAAGCGCAAGCTTGGCGCACGGCGCGCGACGCCCAAGGTTTGTCCTCGCTCGAGGTGGGATTCGGCGTGGCGGCGGGCACGGTATTGTTCGCGTGCGTTGGCGATGCCGACCGCCTCGAATACACGGTCATCGGCGACGTCGTTAATCTCGCGGCTCGCCTCGAAAAACAGACCAAAACCGAAAAATGCCGCGCCCTTGCCACGCGCGAGACGTTCGAACTGGCGCTGACCCAAGATTTCCGCCCGACCGTCGAGCCGCGACGCGTCTTGGGCGTTGCCATCCCAGGCCTTGCCCAACCCGTCGATCTCGTCGTGCTCGGCTGA